From the Halobacterium zhouii genome, the window GCTATGACGCGCGGGTAGTCCGTCCGCTCGAGGTAGCGCTCCAGCACCGCCGCGACGAACTCGACCTCCTCGGCGCTCCAGTTCCCGGTCACCACGGAGTCGTAGTGCTGGGCGGGGTACGTCAACTCGAGTTCCTGTGGGACCACGCCGATGGGCGACGTCATCGAGACGACGTGCGCGCGGTAGTTCGCGGCGTCCTGGAACTGCCGGTGGCTCTGGCTCTCGCTGTACGGCTTCTTCGCCGAGCACGGAACCAGCAAGAGTGGCCGGTCGTCGTCGTAGCGCGCCCGGAACCGGGTCGTCACGCGCTCCGCGAAGCGCTGGATCTCCACGCGCCGGAGCGCGTCTTCGGTCGCCGAGAGCAACAGCGAATCCCGGACCGTCGGCGTGCGTTCCTCCAGATAGCCGTACTGCTGGTCGAACTCGCGGAACGCCGCGGTGACCCACGCCTCGTGGCGCGCCTGCCCCTCCACGTAGTCCCGCAGTCGCCCGTCCCGGATCCGGCGGCGCACGCGCGCGAGTTCCGCCGACAGAACGTTCACGTTGTGTTCCACGCACTCGTCCTGTCCGAACGATTCGACGCCCTGCTGGCACGCCGCGCACGCACACGGCAGTTCGTCCAGTTCCTCGACGTCGTACTCTCCCTCCGTCGTCAGATACCGTCCCTGTGTCCCCCGAATCACCGCTCGGTCGGCGTCCACGAGGTCGACGCCCGCGTACGCGATCACCGCGACGTTCCGCGGCGTCGCCACCCCGGAGAGGTAGAGCGCCGTGTCGTCCGGAATCGCTTCTCGAGTGTTCACGACGGCGTCCCGGAACGCCGACCCGTGGCCGACGGTCCCCGGGGCGCCAGAGAGTACGTACGCGTCCGCATCGAAATCGCCCGCCGTCTCCGGCGACACCACGGCCGCGCTCGGGAACCCCACGTCCGGGTAGTCCGGCGCGAACGACTCCTGGACCTCGTCCGCGGTGCCCGACGGGAACGCCCGATGCGGGAGGATGGTGAGTTCGGAGTCGTCGCCCTCGGGGAGTTCCTGGGGGTTCGCCCACCGACTCCCTGCGTCCCGCACGACGTCGTCCGCGAGCGCCGGCGTCGTCACCGACTCGGACAGTCGGAGTTCGCCCACGCGCGCCGCCGCGTCGCGCTCGTGGACCTCGAAGTACTCGGTCATTGCGTGTCTGTCAGGCGTGCGCGCCCAATTGCCTTGCCTTTCGCGAGTTGGATGTTTCGTGATTCGTCCCCTGGCTGGACCTCGATAGCCGAAAGTGAACCGAGAGACTCTGAGACCCGTTAGAAAGCCCCACCACCTGCCGGCTGACTAACTGGCATCGGGAGGACTGAAAGGGGCGGCTCTGTCGCGCTTGCGTGTTCGCTCGCGACGTAAGCACGCGAACGAAGTGAGCGCGCACAACGAGCGAGCGGACGCGACAGAGCCGGGGCTTTCTAACGGGTCTCGGTGAAGCTCTTCAGAACAGCGCCGCCGGTTACTCACTCAGAGTCGTTCGCCGAAATGTCCACCAGTTCTACGC encodes:
- the arcS gene encoding archaeosine synthase subunit alpha produces the protein MTEYFEVHERDAAARVGELRLSESVTTPALADDVVRDAGSRWANPQELPEGDDSELTILPHRAFPSGTADEVQESFAPDYPDVGFPSAAVVSPETAGDFDADAYVLSGAPGTVGHGSAFRDAVVNTREAIPDDTALYLSGVATPRNVAVIAYAGVDLVDADRAVIRGTQGRYLTTEGEYDVEELDELPCACAACQQGVESFGQDECVEHNVNVLSAELARVRRRIRDGRLRDYVEGQARHEAWVTAAFREFDQQYGYLEERTPTVRDSLLLSATEDALRRVEIQRFAERVTTRFRARYDDDRPLLLVPCSAKKPYSESQSHRQFQDAANYRAHVVSMTSPIGVVPQELELTYPAQHYDSVVTGNWSAEEVEFVAAVLERYLERTDYPRVIAHVPDEGYREVVERATQGSDVPVEFTVEDHPTTSESLANLRDALAGEDQIWVSEREENTLKAVADHHIGGGAGDALFEDVELRGRYPKLQAIDPDGEQLAALVPQYGSLSFTLAGARRWVDSDAPTKRVEIDGFVPRGSVLAPGVVDASDDIRVGDEVVVEGPAAFAVGRAAMPGPAMNESTRGIAVEVRHSEEK